The following nucleotide sequence is from Gemmatimonadota bacterium.
GAGGCATTTGTGAGCATGGGCGTCGTTACTCTGGATTGTGTCACATAGGATTGCGCCTGTGCGCGGTTGCCGTCATATCTGTCGAGTGTGAGGATCTGTAAGCCGGTTTTGTCTTTGTTGCGTTGGTGAATATTTGTTTCAAAGGCGGGACCCGCCCCTATGCAAGTCCCTCAGTTGTAGCCGACAAAAAAGAGGACGGAGACGGTATTAGTCGAATGACTGATGCCGTAAAACCTGCCGTCGAGGGCCTGGAGCTGAAATTCGCCTACTTTTTCGCCAATATTGGGCTGGGCAAAAGCTGTTGTGCATAAGCCCAAAAATAGGGCGATAGAGAAAATACGCATTTGCAAATGTTTCATGGTGTTCCTCCATAAGGTGAGAGGGCAGATTGCTGAGTGCTGACCGCTGATTGCTAATATACTAAATCGCGTGCAAAATGTCACGGGGTTTGCGCTTGATTTTGGGGTTTGGTTTATCTAAATTGTGTTTACGTTTCAGGTGTTTTGTGGTTCCCATTTTTTCTTCTATGTCTCTATCTATAAATGACTTTGAATCTGTGGTTCAGCGCGCTATCGCGCACCGCGATGGCGGCGATCTGGAAGCGGCTGTTGCGGGTTTTGATGCGGCGATTGCGGCGTGTGATAGCGATGCCGTTGTGTTTGTGCATCGCGGGATTGCTTATGGGCAATTGGGGCGATTTGATGCGGCGATTGCAGATTTTGACCGCGCAATCGCTCTGGCACCAGACGATCCCTGGGTGTGGAGCAATCGCGCGATTGCCTGCGGGTTGATGGGGCAGTTTGATGCGGCGATAGATAGTTTCGGAAAGGCTGTTGCGCTCGATCCGGAAAATACGCAGGCTCTTGCGAGTCGGGGAGAGACCCTGCGCGAGATGGGGCGGTTTGAAGAGGCTTTGGGAGATCTCAATCGGGTTTTGGCGTTGGATGCGGATTATTTTGGCGCGCTGATCAGCCGCGGGCATGTGTTGATGCAGTTGGGGCGGTTCGATGCGGCTGCGGTCGATTTTGATCGGGCGATTGCAGTGGGCAATGGGCATCCGGATGCGTTTGCCGGGCGGGCGGAGATCTACCGTCAGGATGGTGAGGCTGAGGCCGCGGTGGAGATGTTTGGACAGGCTTTGAAGGCGATGCCCGATCATCTGGGCGCGTTGATCGGGCGGGGTGAGGTGCTGCGAGAGGTCGATCAATTGGGGGATGCGCTTTTGGATTTTGACCGCGCACTCGTCGTCGCACCTGACGACCCGGATTTGTTGGCCGCGCGGGGTGATATGTTGCGGCAATTGGGGAGAAGTGCCGAAGCAATACGCGATTTTACACGGGCGCTGGAGATTTTTCCCGACCATCTTTGGGCGCTTATGGGGCGAGGCGTTGCATTGCGGATGGAAAATGATCCCGAGGCGTCGCTGGTCGATTTTGATCGGGCGGTGATGCTGGAGAATAGGGATGCGTGGATTTGGGCAAATCGCGGGGAGTCTCGACGAATGCTGGGGCAGTATGAGTCAGCGGTTTCGGATTTTACGCGGGCGTTGGATATCGATCCCGAAAATGGATGGGCATTAGAACTCCGCGCGGAGACGTTTCGGCAAATGGGACGATTTGCCGAGGCGGTTGAAGATTTGAATCGGGCACGGGCACAATGAGCGAGTCGCATCATATCGTTATTGCCGATCGCACGGTTCCGTTTGAAGAGACCATTGCGCGGTTTGGGGAGGCGCTGTCCAAAAAGTGTCGGTTTCAAACGCGCGCGCGGCGGTTTTACGATACGGTGTGGATCGCCGATTGTTATACGGATTACGTGCAGTCGGCACTGTTTCGCAAATACGAAGGGCCTCTGATGGAGGGTATCGCGCTTCGCACGATGGGCAAGGGGCTTTCCAAACAGCAAGTGCTGGCCGGGGCGATGGCAGAGGCGGTCGAGCGCATTTCGTTTTTTGATGCGCTGGCGAGCGGGAGGGAGACTCCCATTTATGAGTTGACTTCCGATGTAGAGCTTGTGCCGTCCAATATGAAGGTGTCGGATGTGCCGCATTTGAATGATTCGGCAAATGGGGTCTCGGCGGGCAATACTGTGCTGGAGTGCGTGTTTCACGGTTTGCTGGAGATGCACGAGCACCTGGATGTGGGGAGGCATTTTTACTGGCCCGGGTTGGAACACCGGCAATTTATCGATCCGAATTTGACGGGTTTTTCCCCTCGCGTTACAGAGAAGATGCTGGCTGTGGCTGTGCCGGGTGAAAATGAGAAGGTGACGACGGTTCACGCGGTGGTGTGTCCCAAAGATTTAGGACCTCTGGTGCGTACATGCACGCATTTGGATGGGCGCATGGCGTTGCAGCGGGCGTTTAATGAGACTGTTCAGAGTCACAAAACGCGGTTTGTATCTGATTTGCAGTCTTTTGATACTGAGATAGCGCTTTGGGATTTGCCCAATCATTTTACGGATGATTTGATAACCGATATTCAGGTTGTGTTGAGCGGTATGAAATCTTCGGTTTATGTGCAAGATTGGACAGATCCAGAGATGCAAATTCCAGTGTTGCGGCCATTTAGTTTAAAGACAGCAGAACACGAGCGGGATCACGCCATGATCGAGACATATGTGCATCGCATTATGGTGGATTCAGGCAATTATATTGTTTGGACGTGATGGAGTGCGTCATGATACCAAAAACGGTTTATCGATTCGGCGTTTTGGGTATTGCATTGGCCATGGCTTGTAGCAAGGCGGTCGATCCAGAATATGTGATTGAAGAATCTGTTGTGACCACGCCTGCGGGTACGGAGCATGTGCAGGTTTTTGTTCCGGCCAGCACCTTTACGATGGGGTCGAGCGATGGGCCTTCGAATGAGCGCCCGCCGCACGAGGTGATGCTCGACGCTTTTTATATCGATAAATACGAGGTGACCAACGCGCAGTATTTGGCTTATGTTGAGGCTACGGGAAGTGAAGAGCCGCAGTACTTTCGAATAGAGGGGTTTGATCGACCCGATCAGCCAGCGGTGGGGGTTTTGTGGTCTCAAGCGCGGGATTATTGCCTGTGGGCGGGTTTGCAATTGCCGAGCGAGGCGCAGTGGGAATTGACCGCTGCGGGTATAGATGGGCGCATGTTTCCCTGGGGAGATGAGCCTGCGAGTGAATCGCTGTGCAATTTTAATTTCAGTTCGGGTCCCATGCCCGTGGGCAGCTATCCGAATGGTGCAAGTCCTTATGGCGCGATGGATATGGCGGGCAATGTGTGGGAGTGGACGCTGGATGAATACCAGCATACGTATTACGCAAATAGCCCCAGGCACAATCCGGTTAATTTAGAAAATTCAGGTATGGAAGATGGGCCAGATCGCACGTTGCGCGGTGGGAGTTGGTTTTCACCACAACCCAGTATCCGCGTGTTTGTGCGGAGTACGGTTTTGATTATGGAAGAGCAAGCTCTGGCGCGCGACGATTTTGATACTTATGAAATATTTGCCCATATTGGGTTTCGGTGTGCGCGAGGAGAGCCTTAAGTGCGATACTGCTATTGTCATCGCATTGGTGGCCGTTGCTCTTGTGGGGGTGACGGTTTACATTTTTTATTGGCGCATCAACAGGACTTGTTATGCGGTTTGGGATATTTCACATTTTATGGGTGATTCTGGTGTTTGCGTCGTGCAGCCGGGAACGCGAGGTGCCCAATTTGGTGCGCGTTTCTGAGCCGGGGTTTACGGGGCTGGAACGGTGCGCTGCCTGCCATACCGACAAGTATGCCGAGTGGCGGCAGAGTTTGCACAGCGTCGCTATGACTGTGCCGAGTGATTCGACGATTGTGGGCGATTTTGGCAATGTGTCCCATGTGTATGGCGGTGTGCGGTCGCGCATGTTTCGCAGGGGTGGAGCGTATTATATGCAGACTGAGGGGGAGGATGGGCGCGCTGGGACATATCGCGTGGATTACGCGATTGGCAAGCGGCAGCATCAGGCTTATTTGACGGCTTTTCCCAATGGGCGGTGGCAGGTGTTGCCGCTGTATCACGATGGCGCGACAAATGATTGGGTCGATGCACAAGAAGGAGGGGTGGTGGCTCAGTCGCGGCCCCTTGCGGGAGAAGATTATTATTATTGGACGAATGCTGGACGCACGTGGAATTTTCACTGTTTTGATTGCCATGCCAGCCGGGTGCAAAAGCATTACGATGTGCCTACTCAGACTTATCGCACGACTGTGGGCAGTCTGAGTATTGATTGCGAGGCGTGCCATGGGCCGTCAGGCAAACACGATGAGACGCGCGGACAGGTCGATGCCCCGCTGCATTTGCTGTTATTGCGGTCGCTGGATAAGGAACGGTCTGTTGAGGTGTGTGCACAGTGTCATGCCGCCAAGGAAATTGTGGCGACCGGGTATTTGCCGGGTGAGAATTTTTACGATTATTTTTCTCTTGTGTTGCCAGATGACGAGGCGATTTTTTATCCCGATGGACAGCCCCGGGTTTATTTGTATCCCGCGGCATTGCATTTGATGAGTGCGTGTTATATTCAGGGTGAATTGACGTGTACGACGTGCCACGACGCGCACGGAACAGCGCGCGATGTCGATCTGTTGGCGGACCGAAGTGGCGTGGAGTTGTGCGAAACGTGTCATGGTGATGTCGCAGCCGATCCGGTCGCGCATGGGCATCACCGCGCGGGCAGTGTGGGCAATCAATGCGTGCAGTGTCACATGCCATATCACTATGTGACGGGAGAAAATTTGACGGATCACCGCATTGCATCCCCTGCGCCGGAAAATACGGTGGTCAATGGGGTGCCCAATGCGTGCAATCAGTGTCACGAAGATAAGTCCGCTCAATGGGCTTCTGCCTGGGCAAAGCAGTGGTATGGCGATTATCAGGACAAAATTGTGGCGCGTACAACGGCGATTGCGAATGGGCAAAAGGGCGGTGGTGTGGCGCCGTTGATGAAGCTGGTAAACGATGGGCGTGAGAGTGCGGTTTGGCGCGCGACGGCTGCGTCTTTGCTGGGGGGGGTGGAGGATGCGCGTGCGGTGCCGGCACTGGTTGAGGCGATGGGTGATTCGCATGCGATGGTGCGGATGAAGGCGGCGATTTCGCTGGGGCGTTTGGGCGATGTGCGCGGTTTGCCAGCGCTTTTGGATGCGTTGTCCGATTCGGCGCGTATTGTGCGGGTGCAAGTACCGTTCGCGCTGATGGATATTGGCTATTTGCCGGATGGTTCCGCTGTGGGCGATGCGTTCCGCCGGGCACTTGAGGAGCATCGCGATGTGGTGTATGGCGTGCAGGGCGACGATCCGGGCTTTCACGAGGGTTTGGGGCAGGTCTATGAAGCGCAGGGGCTTTTTGAAGATGCGAGGCGGGAGTTTGAGATTGTTGCAAAGTTAGACCCCCGGCATCCGGAGACCGCGGCAGATCTGGCGCGATTGGCGCAAAAACAGAAGCGTTTTGAGCAGATGAGGGCGTTGCTCAGGGAGAAGAGCGATTTGACTTCTCGATTGCGCGCAGGTGCATTGCTGTTGCACCACG
It contains:
- a CDS encoding formylglycine-generating enzyme family protein, with translation MECVMIPKTVYRFGVLGIALAMACSKAVDPEYVIEESVVTTPAGTEHVQVFVPASTFTMGSSDGPSNERPPHEVMLDAFYIDKYEVTNAQYLAYVEATGSEEPQYFRIEGFDRPDQPAVGVLWSQARDYCLWAGLQLPSEAQWELTAAGIDGRMFPWGDEPASESLCNFNFSSGPMPVGSYPNGASPYGAMDMAGNVWEWTLDEYQHTYYANSPRHNPVNLENSGMEDGPDRTLRGGSWFSPQPSIRVFVRSTVLIMEEQALARDDFDTYEIFAHIGFRCARGEP
- a CDS encoding tetratricopeptide repeat protein, with translation MSRGLRLILGFGLSKLCLRFRCFVVPIFSSMSLSINDFESVVQRAIAHRDGGDLEAAVAGFDAAIAACDSDAVVFVHRGIAYGQLGRFDAAIADFDRAIALAPDDPWVWSNRAIACGLMGQFDAAIDSFGKAVALDPENTQALASRGETLREMGRFEEALGDLNRVLALDADYFGALISRGHVLMQLGRFDAAAVDFDRAIAVGNGHPDAFAGRAEIYRQDGEAEAAVEMFGQALKAMPDHLGALIGRGEVLREVDQLGDALLDFDRALVVAPDDPDLLAARGDMLRQLGRSAEAIRDFTRALEIFPDHLWALMGRGVALRMENDPEASLVDFDRAVMLENRDAWIWANRGESRRMLGQYESAVSDFTRALDIDPENGWALELRAETFRQMGRFAEAVEDLNRARAQ
- a CDS encoding ammonia-forming cytochrome c nitrite reductase subunit c552, coding for MRFGIFHILWVILVFASCSREREVPNLVRVSEPGFTGLERCAACHTDKYAEWRQSLHSVAMTVPSDSTIVGDFGNVSHVYGGVRSRMFRRGGAYYMQTEGEDGRAGTYRVDYAIGKRQHQAYLTAFPNGRWQVLPLYHDGATNDWVDAQEGGVVAQSRPLAGEDYYYWTNAGRTWNFHCFDCHASRVQKHYDVPTQTYRTTVGSLSIDCEACHGPSGKHDETRGQVDAPLHLLLLRSLDKERSVEVCAQCHAAKEIVATGYLPGENFYDYFSLVLPDDEAIFYPDGQPRVYLYPAALHLMSACYIQGELTCTTCHDAHGTARDVDLLADRSGVELCETCHGDVAADPVAHGHHRAGSVGNQCVQCHMPYHYVTGENLTDHRIASPAPENTVVNGVPNACNQCHEDKSAQWASAWAKQWYGDYQDKIVARTTAIANGQKGGGVAPLMKLVNDGRESAVWRATAASLLGGVEDARAVPALVEAMGDSHAMVRMKAAISLGRLGDVRGLPALLDALSDSARIVRVQVPFALMDIGYLPDGSAVGDAFRRALEEHRDVVYGVQGDDPGFHEGLGQVYEAQGLFEDARREFEIVAKLDPRHPETAADLARLAQKQKRFEQMRALLREKSDLTSRLRAGALLLHHGRYADAAVAFDDVRDGSPVLHTAVGNALWGSGDRADAIEAYRRALAIASGYKPAIRQLALLAFSAGDGEVRDDYEWDEMPIGDWVERGTAHALSGDWALARAAYHRALEMEDAGTGLFGLGRQARDVGIAKSDSVFAAGHRVYVQGALADALPHFEVAVKYHANRADVYAMQGLIRADLGELEVAESLLLDALIVDPFYVPALTVLGTVLQERGDIGGALSVYRQAWVLEPEAQGLELFMGQAYAISGQRDSAVVILRRVIAREPGNVQVRDLLRELEGREL